GCAATTCAGCATGCCAAACGCACGCTCATCGACATCGGTTGTCGGATCGAGACGGAATCACGCACTGTCCATACACATACCCCCGTCGCGCCGCCGAAGCCTACAAACTTTCTCGCCCAAACGATTGGGGATTCGACAGTTTTTGACCTTGGTCACGAAATCGTTTGGGGAGCTGTAAAGCCGCCAACTATTGTCGTGAAAAGGTGCGTATTGGCGCACGATTCGTCGTCACCATACGAGAAAGCAGGCAGTCATGGCTACCGAACCCGTTCGCTCCCGAAAGGCCGCAAAGATCGGCGCCATCACCGCTGGCGCGATCGTCGTCGGCATTGCAGGAACCTTCACCCTCGCGAGCTGGAACGACTCCGAGTGGGTGTCTGGGTTTACCGACAACATCCCGGGGATCGGCACCAGCGAGTTCGAGGTGCAGCAAAACGCGGACCCAGGTATCGCTGCAGGGGCTTGGACGGATCGTGAGTCGGAGACCGACCCGAATCCGCTGACCTTCGCAGTCAACCCGCTTGCACTGACCCCTGGCGACACCATTTATGCGCCGGTATCGCTCCGGACCACCGCCGAGTCGATCGCGGGCACCGTTACGCTCCAGCCCGCTGGCCAGTCGACAACTGCCGTCACGGATGCTGCCCTCTGGGAGGCGCTCGAGCTCACGGTCTACACGGCGGAAGGAACCGACCGACCCGCTTGTGACGCCACCGGCCTCACGGGAGCCACGTGGGGTGCCCCCATCGTCGCAACGAGCACGCTCGCGACCACCGCAGTCGCAGGCGCGTCGCAGCAGCTGCTCGAGCAGGGAACGTCGACGCAGCACTACTGCTTCGTGATGTCGCTGCCCGACACCGAGGCGAACCGCACCAACGATGCGCTCCACGGCACGACCGTGGCGCCGATCTGGGAATTCGCGGCCGTCTCCGAATAGGCCTTCACCCCGTAGCTCTTGCGCCGAATCAGCCGCGCCCTCGGTCGAGTCGCCGCCGTGCTCTTGAGCGCGGCGGCGCTAGTCGTCGTCGGTTGGATCGCCTATTCGGCCATCACCGGGGCGACGCTCGTGATCTTTCGCACGGGCTCGATGTCGCCGACCATGCCGCAAGGCGCACTCGCGATCGCCGAACCGATCAGCGCATCCGACATCGTGGTTGGCGACGTCGTGACGGTCGACCGCAGCGACGAAGGTCGACAGCCGATCACCCATCGCGTCATCGAAATCCGCGAGGGCTCGGTGCCGGGGTCGGCCGAGATTCGGATGCAGGGCGACGCGAACCCCGCGCCGGATCAGGAGGCCTACGTGGTCACCGACGTCATGCGCGTGACGTGGTCGATGCCGGGGCTCGGCACGGTGCTGATGGTGCTGCAGAGCCCGCTCGGGATGACTGCGCTCACACTGCTTGCGGGCACCCTCACCGTGTGGGCGTTCTGGCCGGCGCCGGCGGCCGCGAGACCGTCCAATGAGGTCGCGCGTGACGACGCACGATAGGACGCGCGTGGCGCGAGCGATCGCCGCATTCTGCGCGGTGCTCTCGCTGGTGGGCGTCCTATGGACCGCCGAGCGCGCGAACGCGCTGCTTGCCGACGTCGCCGAAACCGGCGAGGCCGGGCTGCTCACGCTGCGTGCCGACCCGCATCCATTTCACTGGCAGGATGCGGGCCCAGGCGAGACACACGACTGGCTGATCGAAGCATCCCTGGCCGACGCCACCGCCGGTACCTTGAGCCTGGAGATGCGCGCGGACGGCGCGCTCGTCACCGAGGCCGGAATGACCGTGAGCGTCGACTCGTGCCCCGTCGCCTTCTCGCGCGCGGCCGAGGATGCGCCGCCCCAGTGCGCGGGAACCGCGACTCCGGTGTTGCCGGTGACGCCCATTCGCGAAATTGCGTTGCCCGAGTCCGGCGACGTTTTCCCGCTCGCCGACCTGCGCGCCGATGAGCCGCGACACCTGCTCGTGACCCTCGGCATCCCCGCCGATGCGTCGCCTGCGGAACTGTCGGGCGCATCCGCGACCCTGTCCGTCGGCCTGCACGCGCGCGGCGATTCCGTGCCAGGGAACGACGACACTGGATCTCATGCCGGCCTCGCTGCGACCGGCGCGAACGTGCTCGCGCTCATACTGCTCGCGGTTGGACTGATCGGATACGGGCTGAGCGTTCGTTGGTTGCGAGTGCTGCGGCGTCGCGAGGGGCACGCATGAGGCGCTTCGTGCGACGGGGCATCGTTCGACAGGGCATCGGGCGACGCGGCATCGGGCGACGCGGCATTGGGATCGCGACGGCGGTGCTGCTGACCGTCGGAATCGCGTCCCCGGGCGGCGTCGTGACCAGCGCATCCTGGCAGGATTCCGAATGGGCAGGCGGCACGGTGGGGACACTCGACTGAGTGGATGCGACCGGGCAGTTCACGTCTCGAGGCGAGGGGCAGCTACTCAGCGGCTCGCTGCTCGGCGCGGATCTCGACGCGATTGCCGAGGTGAAGGGCGTCGAGGTCCTCAATGACGGTTCGGGGAGTTTGGCCGATCCGACGTCGGCCGTGCCCCTCGGAAATGACGCCTACTCCGATCCCTTGAACGTCGAGGCGCTGTCCGCGCTGAATGTGGACCTCACCCGGTTCCTTGCGCTGCCGCTCGATACCTCCACGGGGGTCGTCGGTCAGTACGGGCAGGCGACGAGTTCCGGATTATCGGCGGGCGCGAGCGGCCTGATTACCGAGTCGGGCGGCATCGCGCTCGAGCCCGAGGGCGGCTACCCGAATCTCGCGACGTTACAGCTGTCGCAATTGCTTGGCAGCGTGAACCCGGGCGTCGCCTCTGCCTTGAGCGGTGTCGCCGACGTGTCGCTCGAGGTAGGAGCGGTCACCGGTCGCGCCGAGCTGGATGCGTGCAATCTCGCGTGGAGCGGTCAGGTCGCGGATGCGCTGACCCGCGAATACCTCGCGACGTCGCTGACGACGGTGATTGATTCGCCAACCGTGGGGACGCTCGTGTCGACGGTCGACGGGGTTGTCGGCGATCTTGAAACGGCTGTGAACGCGCTCGCCGGAGACACGGGGCTCACGACCGCGATCGCCGACGGCCTGTCCGGCTTGCTGGGTGGGTTGCTCGGCACGCTCAGACTCGGGGACGTCAGCGTCGAGCTTTCCGCGACAATCGATCTCGATCCGGTTCGCGCGCTACTGACCGAGCAACTCACCGACAGTGGCGGCATCCTCACCGTCGATCTCGCTGGCGGCACGATTCGCGTCGATACTGCGGCGTTGCTCGCCGCCTCCTACCCGGACGAGTACAGCGCCGGGCTGAATGGGCTCAGCCCGAACACGAACATCCTGTCGGACCCCGTGGTGGTGAACACGCTGACCTCGACGCTGGCAAGTGTGCTGGACGAGTGGCTCGAACGCGTGACCGGCGCGCTCACCGCGGCCGTCGACGCGATCACCGTGAATGTCGCCGCGACCATCGAGCTGAGACTGCTGCTCATCCCCGTCGCGGAGATTTCGGTGAGCGTGAGTGGATCCCTCGCGCAGCTGCTCAGTGGCGAGCCGGGATTCGTGACCGTCAACACGAAGCTGCTGGGCGCGATCGAGCTCGGGCTGCTCAACGGCCTGGTCTCTGCGCTCACGCAGGGAGCCGGGTTGGCCGTCGGCACAGCGGTCGACGCGGTGCTCGGCCTCACGGTCGATGAGCTGATCGGCGACCTTGTCGACGTCACCACTCCGGTCGTCGAAGCCGTCTCGCTCGTGTACAGCTCGCTGTTCCTCGACGGCGTGGTCGTCGTCACCGTGAACGCGCAGAACGATCCGCTCGCGGGATCGGCGGAGCCGCCGGATCTAGCGGCGCTACCGGATGGTCAGTTCGACGTCGCGGCGCTGCGCGTCGGTGTGTTGGATGCGCTGGGCCAGTCTGGCGTTGCCCTCTACCTCGGGCGCGGCTCGGTAGGGCCCTCGTGTTTGATTGGTGCGGCGAGGTGTTAGTGGGTACTTGGTGTAGTGGCCTTGGTCAGTAATGATAGCGGGCCTGCAGAATCACAAGGTCGTCATCCAGCACCATGTAGACCAGCCGGTGCTCGTCGGTGATACGTCGCGACCACGACCCCTGCGCCCCATATTTCAGTTGTTCAGGCTTACCAATTCCGGTGAACGGCTCGCGAAGGCATGCCTCAATTAACGTATTGATTCGCTTTAGGATCTTCCGATCGGCCGTCTGCCAGTGCTTGTAGTCTTCCCAGGCCGACTGATCCCAGACCAGACGCACTCAGGATTCCTCATCAACGTCGTCGAGTGCATGAAATTCAATCTTCCCTGCACGGGCGCGATCATACGCATCGAGCAGTCGGCGAGCGTTCGCCGGCGAGCGGAATAGATACGCCGTTTCCTGCCATGCCGCGTACTCGTCAGCTGGCATGAGGACGGCATTACCTTTGCGGGAAACGATCTCCACGGCCTCGTGGTTCTCATTCACACGCTCAATGAGCGGGAACAGAGTCTTTCGCGCTTCGCTTGCACTGATGGACATAACGGAACCCCCTTCATTCGCTATATCTGGTACCGGATAATGGTACCAGTGAAGCGAGCGAATCACACTAGAGCAAGCGTCTCCGCTGGCTAGCCTGTAACCGTGGCGATCAGGTCGAAGTCGTCATCACCGGCGAACTCGCTACGCAGTTGTGGCCGCGTCGCCGTTTTCTGGGGGTAGCGAACACCAAGACTCGGCGATCAGGCCCGCGACGACCAGCAGCGCAGACGCGATGAGCGCGATCACTGCCTCAACCACGCCATCACCGATCACCGTGCGGCTCGTGAGCCACGCGACCACCGCCGCAGAGCCACCGACAAACACGCTGCCCGCGAGACTCGCGGCCTTCGCGAGCGCAACGGCGAACGTCGCGCGAAACGGGTCCACGCGGTACTTAGCCACCTCGCGAGCCGCCGATTCCGCATCCTGTGTGGATGCATCCTTGACCCGCTTTGCTTTGTCGCGCGCCGCATCCGCCCGGCGAAGCGCCGCCGTATAGCGGCGCACCGGCCACGCGATCGCGAGGACGACCGCGGCCATCACCACGAGCGTGATCGCGAACGCGATCGACGGGACGAGCGAGCCGCTGCCGGATGAGGTGAGCCACGCCTCGATCGCCCACGTGATCGCGCCGCCCGCCACGGCGAGCAGAACGAGCAGCCACGGATTCGTCCGCGTCATGCTTGGTACCGCTCTACCTCGTCGTTGGTCTGCTCGAGCAGCTGCTTGATCGGGCCGCGGCCCGTGAGCGAGGCCTCGGGCTCGATCTCGGCCCAGGGCGCGAGCACGAATGCGCGCTCGAACGCGCGGGGATGCGGGAGCGTGAGCCGCGCATCCTCAAACTCGAGACCGCCCTGCTCGATGAGGTCGAGATCGAGCGTGCGACTCCCCCAGCGTTCCTGGCGGACGCGACCGTGCGCATCCTCGATCTGCTGCAGCTTGTCGAGCAAGAGGTGCGGCTCGAGATCGGTGTGGATGGTGATTACGGCGTTGAGGTAGGCCGGTACCGTCTCGTCGACGCCGTGGGTGGTGAGCGCCGGGGTCTCGTAGAGGCTCGAGCGGCGGTGCGGCCAGACGCCGTCGAGCGACTCGATCTCGTCCATCGCGTCGCGGATCGCGGCCTCGCGCGCGCCGAGATTCGCGCCAAGGGCGATCACCGCGCGGGAGTGCGGGCGGCGGGCGGCCTCGGGCTCGGCACCCTCGGGGCGGTAGCGGAGCACCGACACTGTGACGTCCTGGAAGCGGAGTTTCACCGGCGCCTGCGGCTTGTGCACCGTGATGCGGACGGCCTGCGGGCCCGCGAACGCGAACGTGACCGCGGCGAGGCGCTCGGCGAGGGTCTCGAGGAGGTCGACGGGCTCCTTCATCGCGACCTCGTACAGCGCGCGCATGAGGTGGCCGTAGTGCAGCGTGTCTTCGATCTCGTCGGTCTGTGCGGCGGCGCGGGTGTCGATCCAGACCTCGGCGTCGATGTAGAAGTCCTGGCCAGATGCGCGCTCGTGGGCGAAGACGCCGTGGCGGCCGTGGACGTGCAGCCGATCGATGCGGATGCGGTCGAGCTCCGGGGCAGGCAGCGCGGGATGCGCCTCTGGGCCGGGGCGAGTCGGCATCAGGCGGATGGCCTGCTCGGCGGGGTGTTCCGTGAGCTGGGCTCGCTGCTGCATTGCGGGTGCGGTGTTGGCGGGCACGGTGCTGGCGGGCGCGGTTGGCTCGCTGTTTGCCTGCGCGCTGTCGGCGGGAGTGTTGCCGGTCGGTTCGCTCCCGGTAGGGGTGCCGCCGCTCGAGGTCGCGTCAGTCATAAACCGCCGCCGAACGCTGGGGAGTACTACCGAGAGTCATGCATCCATCTTGCCGTATGGCCGGGGTTGGCGGTGGTGTTGCGGGAGGTGCTGCAATTTGCGGCACGTATAGCTCGTCAGGGGGTCGCATATGGATCTTGGTTGGCTAGGCGTGTCTTGGATTGCAGCGGGACCCCGCGCCTGCTCGGTTCGCGGGGCCAAGTCTGTGACTGCAGTGCCGTTTGTGCCATTAGCGGTGGTCGGCGCGGGTGTCGGCGCCCTGCCGCCAGGCGTTCACGACGTCGAGTGCGATGCGGGTCGCCGCCACGTTGTGCACGCGGACTCCCCAGACGCCGCGCTCGGCGCACAGGGCCGAGACGACCGCCGTGGGGAGATCGCGATCGGTGACCGGCGCATCCGGGTCGAGGAGCGCGCCCATGAAGCGCTTGCGGCTGACGCCGATGAGGAGCTCGTGGCCGAGGGCCTGGAACTCGTCGAGCCGCTGGAGCACGGCCCAGTTATCGTCGCGGTCCTTGGCGAAGCCGAGGCCCGGGTCGAGCACGATGCGCTCCGGCGTGACCCCCGCATCCACCGCCCGATCGCGCATCTGCAGCAGCTCGGTCTTGATCTCGTCCGCCGCGTCCTCGTAGACCGCAAGGTCGTTCATCACGACCGAGTGGCCGCGCCAGTGGCTCAGGATGAACCGGCCATCGCGGGCAGCGACCGTCGCGAGCATCTCGGGGTCGGCCAGGCCGCCCGAGACATCGTTGATGTAGACGTCGCCCGCCTCGAGGCATGCGGCTGCGGTTGCGGCGTACATCGTGTCGACGGAGACAATGATGCCTTCTTTCACGAGCTGCCGGACGACCGGGACGACGCGCGCGGACTCTTCTTCTTGCGGCACGCGCTCGGCGCCTGGCCTGGTTGACTCGCCACCGACGTCGATGATCGTCGCGCCCTGGCTGATGAGGTCATGTGCCTTGTTGATCGCCTTGGCGGTGCGCTCCGCGGGAGTCGGGGCCTCGACCGCGCCGCCGTCCGAGAAGGAGTCCGGGGTGACGTTGAGCACCGCCATGATCTCGGTGGTGACAGGCTGTTGTGTAGGAGCGGTCATGGCGTCCATCTTCTCGCAGATCGCGGCGGTGGTGCGCACGGTCGGTCCTTTCGATACCGCGGGCTCCGCCCGCGTACTCAAGGGCCCTGGTTGTGCGACCCTTTCGATACACCGCGCGTCACGCGGCACTCAAGGGTCTAGGCCGACTCGTCGCGCGAGGTGCCGCCGAGCGCGATCAGGCGCAGCGCATCCGCCCTCGTCTGCGGATCAGTGAGCGCACCGCTGGCTGCCAAAGTCACCGAATCGGAATCGGACTGTCGCGGGCCACGGTCAGCCACGCATCCCTGCCGCGCCTCGATCACCGCGAGCGCGCCCTGCGCATCCAAGCCCGCCATAATCGCGTCAACGAGTTCCTCGCCGAGTCGTTCCTGCAGCGTGAGCCGGCTCGAACAGACCTCGACGAGGTCGTAGAGGCGGCCGAAGCCGATGATCGAGTCGCCGGGGAGGTACGCGAGGTGCACCCAGCCGTCGAAGGGCAGGAGGTGGTGCTCGCACATCGCGCGGAAGCGGATATTGCGCAGCAGCACCAGGTTGCCGGATGCGGGCGGCTGGCCGATCGTGTCGTGCGCGGCGTCGCGCGCAGAAAATTGTGCACGCCTGTGCTCGACTGACGGCGCGTCGGCGGCGTGTCCTGGCGTGTCGTGCACAATTCTCTCGGTGGGCGCTGCCGGGGCTGCGTTCTCGGGGGATGACGCTGGGTCGGGGGGCGCGACCGCAGACGCGTCGCCGTCGATCGAGATGCGGCCAGCGCGCAGCATCGGCACCGGGTCGATGCCCTCGCCGCCGAGCAGTTCCTCAGCCGCCGCCGCAACGCGGGCCGGGGTACGCGCGACTCGCGCATCCGCACCGTCGATTCCGGCAGCGAGCAGGAACTCCCGGATCGCTCGCTCGGCGCGCTCTCGATCAATCGCCATTACGCGACCCGCCTCGGATCGGGGGCCAGCGCATCCGAGCCATGCGACGCATCCGCGACCTGGCCCAAGGCACCGACCACAGCATCCGCGACCGACACCCGCGCCGCGAGCAGCGCATCCACCCGAACCACTACTCGGCCCGAGTGTTGCTCGCCGAACCGCCGCCGTGGTGGCCGCCGCCCTGGCCGAGCTCGTCGACCGGCAGGTGCGGCTTGAGCTGCACCGGCGGCTTATCGCTCACGGGACGCTCGGGGCTCGAGAGCCACTGCTCGCGCATCGGGAGCTTCTCGATGTTCGCGAAGATCTGATCGAGGCGCTCGTGGCCGATGGTCTCGACCTCGAGGAGCTCTGCCGCGAGTGCATCGAGAATGTGGCGGTTGCGGTTCAGGATGTACCAGGCCTCCTGTAGCGCGCTCTCGAGCAGCGACTGCACCTCGCGGTCGATGATGCCCGCAGTCGCGTCCGAATACGGGGCGCCGTGGCTCTGCGCGTACGGCGACTCGCCCTCGCCATCGCCGAGCTTGATCGCGCCGACGTTGTTCGACATGCCGTACTCGGTGATCATCTTGCGGGCGGTCTTCGTCGCCTTCTCGATGTCGTTGGATGCGCCGGTCGTCGGGTCGTGGAACACGATCTCCTCGGCGATCCGGCCGCCCATCGCGTAGGTGAGCTGGTCGAGCAGCTCGTTACGCGTGACCGAATACTTGTCTTCGAGCGGCACGACCATCGTGTAACCGAGGGCACGACCGCGGGGCAGGATCGTGATCTTCGTGACGGGATCGGTGTGGTTCAACGCCGCCGCCGCGACCGCGTGGCCGCCCTCGTGGTAGGCGGTAATGAGCTTTTCCTGATCATTCATGACGCGACTGCGGCGCTGCGGGCCAGCGATCACGCGGTCGATCGCCTCGTCGATCGCGCGGGCGTCGATGATCTGCGCGTTCATGCGCGCGGTGAGGAGCGCGGCTTCGTTCAGGACGTTCGCGAGGTCGGCACCCGTGAACCCGGGAGTCTTGCGAGCGACCGAGTGGAGGTCCACATCCTGCGCCAGGGGCTTGCCCTTCGCGTGCACCGCGAGGATCTCCGCGCGACCCTGGAGGTCCGGCGCATCCACGCCGATCTGGCGGTCGAAGCGGCCGGGGCGCAGCAGGGCCGGGTCGAGCACATCCGGGCGGTTCGTCGCCGCGATGAGGATGACGTTCGTGTTGGCGTCGAAGCCGTCCATCTCGACGAGCAGCTGGTTCAGCGTCTGCTCGCGCTCGTCGTTGCCGCCGCCCATGCCGACACCGCGCTGGCGACCGACCGCGTCAATCTCGTCGATGAAGATGATCGCCGGCGCGTTCTGCTTTGCCTGGTCGAAGAGGTCGCGGACGCGGCTCGCGCCGACACCGACGAACATCTCGACAAAGTCCGAACCCGAGATCGAGTAGAAGGGAACGGCCGCCTCGCCCGCGACCGCGCGCGCGAGCAGCGTCTTACCGGTTCCCGGAGGGCCGTATAGCAGCACGCCCTTGGGGATGCGCGCCCCGACCGCCTGGAACTTGGCCGGTTCCTTCAGGAAGTCCTTAATCTCGGCAAGCTCCTCGAGCGCCTCGTTCGACCCTGCGACATCCGCGAACGTGACCTGCGGGTCTTCCTTGGAGACCAGCTTTGCCTTCGACTTCGCGAACTTCATCGCACCGCCGGCGCCGCCGCCCTGCATGCTCGAGAACATGATCCAGACGAAGAAACCGATAAGCATCAGCGGCAGCAGGAGCGAGAGCGCCGTCGAGAGCCAGTTGGGGCCTGGGACGACGTCGTTATAGCCGTCGGCTGGCGCCGCCTTGTCGACGGCCGCGATCACCTGGT
This DNA window, taken from Gulosibacter molinativorax, encodes the following:
- the ftsH gene encoding ATP-dependent zinc metalloprotease FtsH, which produces MKTFKKIIKSPIFIVLIALIAIGIGFSFFTAQGTSEVTTQEGLTMLQDEKAKEVTITQGDNRVNMVLTKADDKYGENVFFYYVDARADQVIAAVDKAAPADGYNDVVPGPNWLSTALSLLLPLMLIGFFVWIMFSSMQGGGAGGAMKFAKSKAKLVSKEDPQVTFADVAGSNEALEELAEIKDFLKEPAKFQAVGARIPKGVLLYGPPGTGKTLLARAVAGEAAVPFYSISGSDFVEMFVGVGASRVRDLFDQAKQNAPAIIFIDEIDAVGRQRGVGMGGGNDEREQTLNQLLVEMDGFDANTNVILIAATNRPDVLDPALLRPGRFDRQIGVDAPDLQGRAEILAVHAKGKPLAQDVDLHSVARKTPGFTGADLANVLNEAALLTARMNAQIIDARAIDEAIDRVIAGPQRRSRVMNDQEKLITAYHEGGHAVAAAALNHTDPVTKITILPRGRALGYTMVVPLEDKYSVTRNELLDQLTYAMGGRIAEEIVFHDPTTGASNDIEKATKTARKMITEYGMSNNVGAIKLGDGEGESPYAQSHGAPYSDATAGIIDREVQSLLESALQEAWYILNRNRHILDALAAELLEVETIGHERLDQIFANIEKLPMREQWLSSPERPVSDKPPVQLKPHLPVDELGQGGGHHGGGSASNTRAE
- the folK gene encoding 2-amino-4-hydroxy-6-hydroxymethyldihydropteridine diphosphokinase, whose amino-acid sequence is MTDATSSGGTPTGSEPTGNTPADSAQANSEPTAPASTVPANTAPAMQQRAQLTEHPAEQAIRLMPTRPGPEAHPALPAPELDRIRIDRLHVHGRHGVFAHERASGQDFYIDAEVWIDTRAAAQTDEIEDTLHYGHLMRALYEVAMKEPVDLLETLAERLAAVTFAFAGPQAVRITVHKPQAPVKLRFQDVTVSVLRYRPEGAEPEAARRPHSRAVIALGANLGAREAAIRDAMDEIESLDGVWPHRRSSLYETPALTTHGVDETVPAYLNAVITIHTDLEPHLLLDKLQQIEDAHGRVRQERWGSRTLDLDLIEQGGLEFEDARLTLPHPRAFERAFVLAPWAEIEPEASLTGRGPIKQLLEQTNDEVERYQA
- a CDS encoding choice-of-anchor G family protein, which translates into the protein MDATGQFTSRGEGQLLSGSLLGADLDAIAEVKGVEVLNDGSGSLADPTSAVPLGNDAYSDPLNVEALSALNVDLTRFLALPLDTSTGVVGQYGQATSSGLSAGASGLITESGGIALEPEGGYPNLATLQLSQLLGSVNPGVASALSGVADVSLEVGAVTGRAELDACNLAWSGQVADALTREYLATSLTTVIDSPTVGTLVSTVDGVVGDLETAVNALAGDTGLTTAIADGLSGLLGGLLGTLRLGDVSVELSATIDLDPVRALLTEQLTDSGGILTVDLAGGTIRVDTAALLAASYPDEYSAGLNGLSPNTNILSDPVVVNTLTSTLASVLDEWLERVTGALTAAVDAITVNVAATIELRLLLIPVAEISVSVSGSLAQLLSGEPGFVTVNTKLLGAIELGLLNGLVSALTQGAGLAVGTAVDAVLGLTVDELIGDLVDVTTPVVEAVSLVYSSLFLDGVVVVTVNAQNDPLAGSAEPPDLAALPDGQFDVAALRVGVLDALGQSGVALYLGRGSVGPSCLIGAARC
- a CDS encoding type II toxin-antitoxin system Phd/YefM family antitoxin, with protein sequence MSISASEARKTLFPLIERVNENHEAVEIVSRKGNAVLMPADEYAAWQETAYLFRSPANARRLLDAYDRARAGKIEFHALDDVDEES
- a CDS encoding DUF3180 domain-containing protein produces the protein MTRTNPWLLVLLAVAGGAITWAIEAWLTSSGSGSLVPSIAFAITLVVMAAVVLAIAWPVRRYTAALRRADAARDKAKRVKDASTQDAESAAREVAKYRVDPFRATFAVALAKAASLAGSVFVGGSAAVVAWLTSRTVIGDGVVEAVIALIASALLVVAGLIAESWCSLPPENGDAATTA
- a CDS encoding Txe/YoeB family addiction module toxin; translation: MRLVWDQSAWEDYKHWQTADRKILKRINTLIEACLREPFTGIGKPEQLKYGAQGSWSRRITDEHRLVYMVLDDDLVILQARYHY
- a CDS encoding signal peptidase I; the protein is MRRISRALGRVAAVLLSAAALVVVGWIAYSAITGATLVIFRTGSMSPTMPQGALAIAEPISASDIVVGDVVTVDRSDEGRQPITHRVIEIREGSVPGSAEIRMQGDANPAPDQEAYVVTDVMRVTWSMPGLGTVLMVLQSPLGMTALTLLAGTLTVWAFWPAPAAARPSNEVARDDAR
- the folP gene encoding dihydropteroate synthase; the encoded protein is MRTTAAICEKMDAMTAPTQQPVTTEIMAVLNVTPDSFSDGGAVEAPTPAERTAKAINKAHDLISQGATIIDVGGESTRPGAERVPQEEESARVVPVVRQLVKEGIIVSVDTMYAATAAACLEAGDVYINDVSGGLADPEMLATVAARDGRFILSHWRGHSVVMNDLAVYEDAADEIKTELLQMRDRAVDAGVTPERIVLDPGLGFAKDRDDNWAVLQRLDEFQALGHELLIGVSRKRFMGALLDPDAPVTDRDLPTAVVSALCAERGVWGVRVHNVAATRIALDVVNAWRQGADTRADHR
- the folE gene encoding GTP cyclohydrolase I — protein: MAIDRERAERAIREFLLAAGIDGADARVARTPARVAAAAEELLGGEGIDPVPMLRAGRISIDGDASAVAPPDPASSPENAAPAAPTERIVHDTPGHAADAPSVEHRRAQFSARDAAHDTIGQPPASGNLVLLRNIRFRAMCEHHLLPFDGWVHLAYLPGDSIIGFGRLYDLVEVCSSRLTLQERLGEELVDAIMAGLDAQGALAVIEARQGCVADRGPRQSDSDSVTLAASGALTDPQTRADALRLIALGGTSRDESA